A single genomic interval of Natronoarchaeum philippinense harbors:
- a CDS encoding TIGR00341 family protein gives MRLIQVLIPEGSRQPVLDVLEGQGIDYAVFEETGRGEFEAMVQFPVPPTGVEPVLEDIRAAGISESAYTIVLPTETVVSERLDALKALYPGDRLSREELKASAQSLAPELATYFAFIVLSTVIATGGLLLDSAATIIGAMVVAPLMGPAITASAGSVLADRDLTARGIALQVAGLVLAIVVAAAVGAVLKGTVIIPPGTDIRTIPQVAERTSPGFLSLFIAFGSGIAGAISVSRGSGSTLVGVAIAVALIPPAATSGLGIAWGYSGVAASAAVLVLVNLLSINLSALAIFWLSGYRPELSEQRDSVRASVLKRGAVLVVALVGLSIILGATTFAAYQTTTFENQATAETEQFFDDPAFSEYQLEAIEVDYDSQDIILGNDPTVSVVVGQPNAADVPPDIAERLERQIEQRTGQDAGVRVGVIIGQESEPIPPTVDATTSARIERPHPNGAAAPDFKRNENSGRSITLRSSVPP, from the coding sequence ATGCGCCTCATACAGGTGTTGATTCCAGAGGGAAGCCGTCAGCCGGTTCTCGACGTGCTGGAGGGGCAGGGAATCGACTACGCGGTGTTCGAGGAGACCGGTCGCGGCGAGTTCGAGGCGATGGTTCAGTTTCCAGTTCCACCGACGGGCGTCGAGCCGGTGCTCGAAGATATCCGCGCGGCCGGGATCAGCGAGAGCGCCTACACTATCGTTTTGCCGACCGAGACGGTCGTTTCGGAGCGACTCGACGCGCTGAAAGCGCTCTATCCCGGCGACCGCCTCTCGCGAGAAGAGCTGAAAGCCAGTGCCCAGTCGCTCGCGCCGGAGCTTGCGACGTACTTCGCGTTTATCGTGCTGAGCACTGTCATCGCAACCGGCGGACTGCTGCTCGATTCGGCGGCGACGATCATCGGCGCGATGGTCGTCGCGCCCCTGATGGGCCCGGCGATCACCGCGAGCGCCGGAAGCGTGCTCGCTGATCGAGACCTCACTGCACGGGGTATCGCGCTGCAGGTCGCTGGTCTCGTCCTCGCCATTGTCGTCGCCGCTGCGGTGGGCGCGGTGCTCAAGGGGACGGTGATAATCCCGCCGGGGACCGACATCCGGACGATCCCACAGGTCGCTGAACGGACGAGCCCCGGGTTCCTCTCGCTGTTTATCGCGTTCGGCTCGGGGATCGCCGGCGCGATCAGCGTCTCGCGGGGGTCAGGATCGACGCTCGTCGGCGTCGCCATCGCGGTCGCGCTCATCCCGCCCGCGGCGACGTCCGGACTCGGCATCGCGTGGGGCTACTCCGGCGTCGCGGCGTCGGCTGCGGTGCTAGTACTTGTCAATCTGCTGTCGATCAACCTCTCGGCGCTTGCGATCTTCTGGCTCAGCGGCTACCGTCCCGAACTGTCCGAACAACGCGACTCCGTGCGCGCGTCGGTGCTCAAACGCGGTGCGGTGCTCGTCGTCGCTCTCGTCGGCCTGTCGATCATCCTCGGAGCGACCACGTTCGCAGCCTATCAAACGACAACGTTCGAGAACCAAGCGACAGCCGAGACCGAACAGTTTTTCGACGATCCCGCGTTTTCGGAGTATCAACTCGAAGCCATCGAGGTCGACTACGATTCCCAAGACATCATCCTCGGGAACGACCCGACCGTTTCTGTCGTCGTCGGACAGCCGAACGCAGCGGACGTTCCGCCCGACATCGCGGAACGACTGGAGCGACAGATCGAGCAGCGGACTGGGCAGGACGCCGGAGTGCGCGTCGGGGTTATCATCGGCCAAGAGTCAGAACCGATCCCGCCGACCGTCGACGCCACGACGAGCGCGCGCATCGAGCGCCCGCACCC
- a CDS encoding DUF4177 domain-containing protein translates to MKEADDPTDELNELGAEGWELVETIEYAGGGTKYLVFKRPAGAGDDG, encoded by the coding sequence ATGAAGGAAGCCGACGATCCGACTGACGAACTCAACGAACTCGGCGCGGAGGGGTGGGAGCTGGTCGAAACGATCGAGTACGCCGGCGGCGGGACGAAGTATCTGGTGTTCAAACGTCCGGCCGGCGCCGGGGACGACGGATGA